The Bubalus bubalis isolate 160015118507 breed Murrah chromosome 16, NDDB_SH_1, whole genome shotgun sequence genome window below encodes:
- the LOC112579456 gene encoding olfactory receptor 51H1-like, with the protein MADNNHSHFQHLYFVLTGIPGLELKYYWMAFPLGAIYVIALFGNGVIISTIKSKLSLHIPMYYFLCMLALADTGLALCTMPSMLGIFWFNYKSIAFDACLVQMYFIHTFSAIESGVLVAMAFDRVVAIWKPLRYGTIVTNGVVFRTGAVILTRAICVVFPVPFLIKRLPFYHSNILSHSFCLHQDVMSLACASTWVNSLYGLIAVIFTKGSDSLSILLSYAFILRTVMAIASGEGRLKALNTCVSHICAVLIFYVPLIGVSVIHRFGKHLSPLTHALMANAYLLIPPVLNPIVYTMKTKEIRRKLIQMFVPAKVTAED; encoded by the coding sequence ATGGCAGATAATAATCACTCTCACTTCCAACATCTCTACTTTGTCTTAACTGGAATTCCAGGGCTTGAACTAAAGTATTACTGGATGGCATTCCCACTGGGTGCTATATATGTCATTGCCCTCTTTGGCAATGGTGTCATCATCTCTACTATCAAGTCCAAACTGTCCCTGCACATCCCCATGTATTACTTTCTGTGTATGCTGGCACTGGCAGACACGGGACTTGCCCTTTGTACTATGCCCTCCATGCTAGGCATATTTTGGTTTAACTACAAGTCCATCGCCTTTGATGCCTGCCTTGTTCAGATGTACTTCATCCACACCTTCTCAGCCATTGAATCTGGCGTGCTGGTGGCCATGGCCTTTGATCGGGTTGTGGCAATCTGGAAACCCCTCAGGTACGGCACCATCGTCACCAATGGCGTGGTCTTCAGAACAGGGGCAGTCATCTTGACAAGAGCCATCTGTGTGGTCTTCCCAGTGCCTTTCCTCATCAAGCGGCTCCCCTTCTACCACTCCAATATCCTCTCCCACTCCTTCTGCCTCCACCAAGATGTCATGAGCCTTGCCTGTGCCAGCACCTGGGTCAACAGTCTCTACGGCCTCATTGCGGTTATCTTCACCAAGGGTTCTGActccctctccatcctcctctCCTATGCATTCATACTTCGAACAGTGATGGCCATTGCCTCAGGGGAGGGCCGGCTGAAGGCACTCAACACCTGTGTTTCCCACATCTGTGCAGTTCTCATCTTCTATGTACCGCTCATTGGGGTGTCTGTCATTCACCGTTTTGGAAAGCACCTTTCACCACTGACCCATGCCCTCATGGCTAATGCCTATCTTCTCATACCCCCTGTGCTAAACCCCATCGTCTATACTATGAAGACCAAAGAGATACGGAGGAAGCTCATCCAGATGTTTGTTCCAGCCAAGGTCACTGCAGAGGATTAG